The Methanomethylovorans hollandica DSM 15978 genome includes a region encoding these proteins:
- a CDS encoding sodium:solute symporter family protein — protein MINQVLLVIYVIGIISLSLKLRQGTFSGFVISDRQVMYPAVIGIAYMAAYFSAASFLGGGGFGLVAGLPWVIWAVFFHVAFACLAFLIAPKIWAMAQHYDARTVPQLLERRYNSQKGKVLLAGIMLVMYTVYLVAIFKGCGNLFQGLLGVTYVQGLIITVGIVALYYVIGGLPAIIWISFLQGLIMLVGSMLLYGGLISSGQGTMIWNNIPDAVLNMGGNTVPWQKSFGNAFAISLGLLALPDLLIMIFSARDKRVVRFAGIYGPISVAIYALCIFSLGILAYGVFTSEELAPFIANPDGLVPFLATSLLPSGFDGIVLLAAISAAMSTMSAIVLVTTTALTSDILKFLSPATPDDRVLVMTRITGVMIIIVAAFFAVDVPQMIVPLVSASMGVIACCVFIPLMFGLYWDRGTSTGFVASLIASFGSVVLWQYYGNPLIHTVFIGLICGTVAYIGGSLFSAQPLPSDMRKE, from the coding sequence ATGATTAACCAGGTTCTGCTGGTAATATATGTAATTGGGATAATATCTCTCTCCCTTAAACTCAGGCAGGGAACTTTTTCAGGTTTTGTGATATCAGATCGCCAGGTGATGTACCCTGCCGTGATAGGCATAGCCTATATGGCTGCATACTTTAGTGCCGCATCATTTCTCGGAGGCGGAGGCTTTGGACTGGTTGCCGGTCTGCCCTGGGTCATCTGGGCTGTATTCTTCCACGTAGCCTTCGCATGCTTAGCTTTCCTGATCGCGCCAAAGATATGGGCGATGGCTCAGCATTACGATGCCAGAACTGTACCCCAGTTGCTGGAACGCAGATACAACTCCCAGAAAGGCAAGGTTCTGCTTGCTGGAATTATGTTGGTGATGTATACGGTCTATCTGGTTGCTATCTTTAAAGGCTGTGGAAATCTGTTCCAGGGACTTCTGGGGGTTACATATGTCCAGGGGCTTATCATAACTGTTGGGATAGTTGCCCTCTATTACGTTATTGGAGGATTACCTGCCATTATCTGGATAAGTTTCCTGCAAGGGCTGATTATGCTAGTCGGCTCAATGTTGCTCTACGGCGGGCTTATTTCCAGTGGTCAGGGGACGATGATATGGAACAACATCCCTGATGCAGTGCTTAACATGGGTGGAAATACAGTACCCTGGCAAAAGAGCTTTGGAAATGCATTTGCTATCAGTCTGGGACTCCTGGCACTGCCAGACCTATTGATCATGATATTCTCTGCCAGAGACAAGAGAGTGGTGCGTTTTGCAGGTATCTATGGTCCTATATCCGTTGCAATTTATGCCCTATGCATATTCTCTCTGGGAATTCTGGCATATGGAGTATTCACCTCAGAGGAGCTGGCACCCTTCATAGCAAACCCGGACGGACTTGTGCCATTCCTTGCAACATCACTACTGCCTTCAGGATTTGATGGAATCGTACTCCTGGCAGCAATTTCTGCAGCCATGTCAACTATGAGTGCTATAGTTCTTGTCACAACGACTGCTCTGACCTCAGATATCCTTAAATTTCTGAGCCCTGCGACCCCTGATGACAGAGTGCTGGTTATGACCCGCATAACAGGAGTGATGATAATTATAGTAGCGGCATTCTTCGCCGTGGACGTGCCGCAAATGATAGTGCCTCTGGTCTCGGCAAGTATGGGTGTGATCGCATGTTGTGTATTTATCCCCCTGATGTTTGGCTTATATTGGGATCGTGGCACTTCTACAGGATTTGTTGCCAGCCTTATAGCATCATTTGGTTCTGTGGTGCTATGGCAATACTATGGTAACCCCCTCATACATACAGTATTCATTGGTTTGATCTGCGGGACTGTGGCATACATTGGGGGAAGCCTGTTCAGTGCACAGCCCCTTCCTTCTGACATGAGAAAAGAATAA
- a CDS encoding DUF3267 domain-containing protein encodes MPEFNSERHSQLITEHWKVLHEPKSLLSTIMLSIPLMVINLFITMVIVSLFVPISPSIFGIHQSSILLNINFGAILVLIVLVIIHELLHLVFIPGFRRSDKTYLGITYFGGFVYSEEKIAKMRYICITIAPFVIISVLLPILLGSLSLLTPYLMFLIFLNSMASSVDILTLILILYQVPSDSYITVNGMRSYWK; translated from the coding sequence ATGCCGGAATTCAACTCTGAAAGACATTCACAGCTCATCACGGAGCACTGGAAAGTACTGCATGAACCAAAAAGCCTGCTCTCTACCATAATGCTCTCGATCCCATTAATGGTTATTAATCTCTTTATAACAATGGTAATTGTCAGTCTGTTCGTACCTATATCGCCATCGATATTCGGTATTCATCAATCATCGATCTTGTTGAACATTAACTTCGGAGCTATACTGGTCTTAATAGTACTTGTGATCATACACGAACTCTTACATTTGGTTTTCATTCCGGGTTTTAGGAGATCAGACAAGACATATCTGGGTATCACATACTTTGGCGGATTTGTCTATTCGGAAGAAAAGATAGCTAAAATGCGATATATTTGCATCACAATTGCGCCCTTTGTCATCATTTCTGTTCTTTTGCCCATTCTATTGGGGTCTCTCAGCTTGCTGACCCCATATTTAATGTTCTTGATCTTTCTGAACTCAATGGCCTCTTCGGTGGATATTCTGACATTGATCCTGATATTGTACCAGGTGCCTTCCGATTCATATATTACAGTAAATGGGATGAGAAGTTACTGGAAATAA
- a CDS encoding DUF998 domain-containing protein produces MIDKLRTCEQYRNIAGALLFIAGVVIFLGIITAETLYPGYNTAQNMISDLGATEPPNSIIVQPSATIFNFSMMLCGLCIILAAYCIHRTFYVNTVTITMALFGIGALGVGIFPGNYGAVHGISALITFIFGSLAAIMSYKVTTSPFRYFSVILGSIALLNLLLYYIMGQASPFALLGIGGLERWIAYPIALWITGFGGHLMESTERSI; encoded by the coding sequence ATGATAGATAAACTAAGGACTTGTGAGCAATACCGGAATATTGCAGGAGCGCTCCTTTTCATTGCAGGTGTCGTGATATTCCTGGGGATCATCACTGCTGAAACACTGTACCCGGGATATAACACTGCACAGAACATGATAAGCGACCTGGGTGCTACTGAACCGCCTAACAGCATTATAGTGCAGCCTTCTGCGACGATCTTTAATTTCAGTATGATGCTTTGTGGCCTGTGTATTATCCTTGCTGCCTATTGTATCCACCGCACTTTTTATGTTAATACTGTTACCATAACTATGGCCTTGTTCGGTATCGGTGCACTGGGAGTGGGTATCTTCCCGGGCAACTATGGCGCAGTGCATGGTATATCTGCGCTCATCACATTCATCTTCGGAAGCCTGGCAGCCATAATGAGCTACAAGGTAACAACATCGCCTTTCAGATACTTCTCTGTGATACTGGGATCAATAGCCTTGCTGAACCTGCTGCTCTATTACATTATGGGACAGGCAAGCCCGTTTGCACTCTTAGGTATAGGTGGACTTGAAAGATGGATCGCATATCCTATAGCACTATGGATAACCGGCTTCGGAGGACACCTTATGGAAAGTACAGAAAGAAGTATCTAA
- a CDS encoding LysE family transporter, translating to MIFIIELIKAFLLGFTVGISAALIPGPMMFATIGISLKKGWKTGLYVFSGHALAELGIFLLILLGAVSIIGESMMSYIAIMGGMVMLLFGMMLMKSAKGTGTTDFAASASKMDLKSGPVSAGILTSILNPAFVIWWLTAGSAIILQEYMAGTLAVIAFITGHWIADLGFLVAVSSSFSRGKELISSRTHKRVLYICGGFMIIFGFWFLLNYNSFSVMI from the coding sequence GTGATATTCATAATTGAACTTATCAAGGCATTTCTCCTAGGATTTACAGTCGGTATATCTGCTGCATTGATACCCGGACCTATGATGTTCGCAACCATTGGAATATCCCTGAAAAAGGGTTGGAAAACAGGCTTATATGTATTCAGTGGTCATGCTCTGGCAGAACTTGGCATATTCCTGCTTATTCTGTTAGGAGCAGTATCCATCATCGGTGAGAGCATGATGTCATACATAGCTATAATGGGAGGGATGGTCATGCTTCTTTTCGGGATGATGCTGATGAAAAGCGCGAAAGGAACAGGCACAACAGACTTTGCTGCTTCGGCCTCTAAAATGGACCTGAAATCAGGTCCTGTATCTGCAGGGATACTTACTTCTATATTGAACCCTGCTTTCGTTATTTGGTGGTTAACAGCCGGTAGTGCCATTATCCTGCAGGAATATATGGCAGGAACGCTTGCGGTCATCGCGTTTATCACAGGCCACTGGATCGCAGACCTTGGGTTCCTTGTAGCTGTATCTTCATCCTTCTCCAGAGGGAAGGAACTTATTTCTTCACGCACCCATAAAAGAGTGCTCTATATATGCGGAGGGTTCATGATAATATTCGGTTTCTGGTTCCTGCTGAACTATAATAGTTTTTCTGTGATGATATGA
- a CDS encoding PGF-pre-PGF domain-containing protein — MNNDGHFPVEGSVKSPEEYEYYLVQFNGTSKKTWKQDIPEIGAQLLDYVPDNAFVVRMNGSTATMVSNLEHVRWMGDYLPEYKIDPSLRTKTEENISVELMISLFEPIDKSNIKEEVTEEIISLGGKILDGSNNDRIHIEIPNSKISALSNIKDVKWIEGYEQIAIFNDVALGIIDAAYVSENYNLTGHGQIIAVADTGLDTGINNASINPDFYGRILAIQDITGDGAEDLQGHGTHVTGSALGNGSWSNGKYKGVAPEAQLVFQAIANADGSLMIPGNNVNALFKPAYELGARIHSNSWGGTGDGTYTIYSKDVDKFMWTHPDMLIVFAAGNSGVDSDADGMIDPDCIAWPATAKNCLSVGASENNRAHTIGMTWGSITDGFDVPIYPAAPINSDYIADNPKGIAAFSSRGPTDDGRIKPDVVAPGTYIISARSNASDNKDVWGFVDEHYVYMGGTSMATPIVAGSVALIRQNYVDKLNISPSAALLKATVINGASDLKPGQYGNDVTGQPDHNQGWGLVNLKESLYPDSGYIYFADNIKLQTGDAVDKNYYVNNSSRSFKTTLAWTDYYSTEIAQKVLVNDLTLLVVKPDGTEVVVNDTVNNVEQVFFEETDAGWYTVKVVGEDVQKGPQPCAIVVSGASAALSYLDLNPQQTTYYTGNTTTFEAEARDENNNQLQAVLMWESSDPTVASINSSTGHFIALAEGITNITANAGTMYSTVSINVLDSGNPKRTNESSEVVPNEEEKEQKTTPTSSSRSGGGGGGGNSGENQANVLVKEPETLVVIKDSNIRYEFTEDGNSIGHIEFTALKNSGKITAFVEALNDRSSFAKSNAPGKVYQNVNIWVGKAGFATESNIDDPVIGFKVARTWMASNGVDKTSIRLYRYSSDVWNELPAKITNEDEQYVYYESETPGFSPFAISTAETTTEFLTQISGTENDTSNDRTKLSGKINESNSNDSERDSLEDEDKSSGDKIGHLSKFTIASIALFTSGMVYRYYKKRK; from the coding sequence ATGAATAATGATGGTCATTTCCCTGTAGAAGGCTCAGTTAAATCCCCTGAAGAATACGAATATTACTTGGTCCAGTTCAATGGCACTTCAAAAAAAACCTGGAAACAGGATATACCCGAGATAGGAGCACAACTATTAGATTACGTTCCTGACAACGCATTTGTGGTAAGGATGAATGGTTCAACTGCAACCATGGTTTCAAACCTTGAGCATGTAAGATGGATGGGCGACTATTTGCCTGAATACAAAATCGACCCATCTCTTCGAACAAAAACGGAAGAGAACATTTCTGTGGAACTCATGATCTCCTTATTTGAACCCATAGATAAAAGCAATATTAAAGAAGAAGTAACAGAGGAAATAATCTCCCTGGGTGGAAAGATCCTGGATGGATCCAATAATGACCGGATACATATAGAGATCCCAAACTCAAAAATATCAGCCCTGTCAAATATCAAAGATGTTAAATGGATAGAAGGATACGAACAAATTGCGATATTCAATGATGTTGCCCTGGGGATAATCGATGCTGCTTATGTCAGCGAAAACTATAATCTGACCGGGCATGGACAAATCATAGCAGTTGCCGATACCGGCCTTGATACTGGAATCAATAATGCGTCAATAAATCCTGATTTCTATGGGCGCATATTAGCAATTCAGGACATAACAGGCGATGGTGCAGAAGATCTGCAAGGTCATGGCACCCATGTAACTGGTTCTGCACTTGGCAATGGGTCATGGTCCAATGGAAAATACAAAGGTGTTGCACCGGAGGCACAATTAGTCTTCCAGGCTATTGCCAATGCTGATGGAAGCCTTATGATCCCCGGAAACAATGTGAACGCACTTTTTAAACCTGCCTATGAACTGGGAGCACGCATTCATTCCAATAGCTGGGGTGGAACTGGTGACGGAACATATACTATTTATTCTAAAGATGTGGATAAATTCATGTGGACACATCCTGATATGCTGATAGTGTTTGCTGCAGGCAATAGCGGAGTAGATAGTGATGCCGACGGCATGATAGATCCTGATTGTATTGCATGGCCCGCAACTGCAAAAAATTGTCTGTCTGTTGGTGCTTCGGAAAATAATAGAGCCCATACTATTGGAATGACCTGGGGGTCTATAACAGACGGATTTGATGTGCCCATCTATCCGGCTGCACCAATTAATAGTGACTACATTGCCGACAACCCAAAGGGAATTGCAGCATTCAGCAGCAGGGGTCCTACAGATGACGGACGGATCAAGCCGGACGTCGTTGCACCCGGAACTTACATTATATCCGCCAGGTCCAATGCGTCAGATAATAAAGATGTGTGGGGTTTTGTAGATGAGCATTACGTCTACATGGGTGGAACCAGTATGGCCACACCTATTGTTGCAGGCAGCGTGGCGCTTATACGGCAAAACTATGTGGACAAACTGAACATTTCACCTTCAGCAGCCCTATTGAAAGCTACCGTCATAAATGGTGCCAGCGATCTTAAACCCGGACAATATGGGAACGATGTTACAGGGCAACCCGATCATAATCAGGGATGGGGATTGGTTAACCTGAAAGAGTCCCTATATCCGGATAGCGGGTACATATATTTTGCAGATAACATTAAACTGCAAACTGGTGATGCCGTTGATAAAAATTACTATGTTAACAATAGTTCCAGATCTTTTAAAACTACGCTCGCATGGACTGATTACTATAGTACGGAAATTGCACAAAAAGTGCTTGTAAACGACCTTACACTTCTTGTAGTGAAGCCTGATGGTACCGAAGTGGTAGTAAACGACACAGTTAACAACGTAGAACAAGTATTTTTTGAAGAAACTGATGCCGGCTGGTACACCGTAAAAGTAGTCGGTGAGGATGTCCAAAAAGGACCACAACCTTGCGCTATAGTTGTCAGCGGTGCATCTGCTGCATTAAGCTATCTTGATCTCAACCCTCAGCAGACAACTTACTATACAGGTAACACCACAACGTTCGAGGCTGAAGCAAGAGACGAAAACAACAATCAACTGCAAGCTGTTCTTATGTGGGAAAGCAGTGATCCCACTGTTGCCAGTATCAATAGCTCTACCGGACATTTCATTGCTCTGGCGGAGGGAATAACCAACATAACTGCAAATGCAGGAACCATGTATTCCACTGTTTCGATAAATGTGCTCGATTCCGGGAATCCAAAGAGAACTAATGAATCGTCTGAAGTGGTTCCTAATGAAGAAGAGAAAGAACAAAAGACTACACCAACGTCTTCCTCAAGAAGTGGTGGTGGAGGGGGAGGAGGAAACAGCGGTGAAAACCAGGCAAATGTGCTGGTAAAGGAACCTGAAACATTGGTCGTTATCAAGGACAGTAATATTAGATATGAGTTCACTGAAGACGGAAACAGTATAGGACACATAGAGTTCACGGCTTTGAAGAACTCCGGAAAAATAACAGCATTTGTAGAGGCACTCAATGACAGATCATCCTTTGCAAAAAGCAATGCGCCCGGTAAGGTTTACCAGAATGTGAACATCTGGGTAGGAAAAGCTGGTTTTGCAACAGAAAGTAATATCGATGATCCTGTAATAGGATTTAAGGTAGCTAGAACATGGATGGCAAGTAATGGCGTGGACAAAACATCTATAAGACTTTACAGGTACAGTTCTGATGTGTGGAATGAACTGCCTGCCAAGATCACGAATGAAGACGAGCAATATGTGTACTATGAATCGGAAACACCAGGGTTTTCACCGTTTGCTATCAGTACAGCAGAGACAACAACTGAATTTCTGACACAGATATCAGGCACAGAAAATGATACATCAAATGATAGAACAAAGCTTTCGGGTAAGATCAATGAATCAAATAGCAATGATAGTGAAAGAGATTCACTTGAAGATGAGGACAAATCGTCTGGAGATAAAATTGGACATCTTTCAAAATTTACAATAGCTTCCATAGCATTATTCACATCCGGAATGGTTTATCGATACTACAAAAAAAGAAAATGA